From the genome of Solanum lycopersicum chromosome 7, SLM_r2.1:
CCAaacatttttcctttctttttggATCAAAACTCTTCACAAATAGCACCAAAAAAGTTTGCACTTCCAACTCCctaccccaccccccaccccccacccccaacctTCTCCTCCATTTTTGTTTCTATCAATGGCTGAAAATTGTTGCAGATCTGAACTTTATACTAAAATGAGAACTGCATAGATTTTGTTGTTTACTTTGATCCATGAAGTTTCCTATTAACATAGATTACAAGCTTCAATCTTTGCTCTGTTTTTTCCTATTTTGCCCCTTCATTTTCAGCTGCAATGTCTAAGAACAATCATCCGATACCACTCGAATCCGAAAATCCTCAGATCGATAATCCGGCGGTGGAAAACGGGTCACCGGTTGTTTACACCGCCACAACAGGCGGTGGGGCATGCGAGCATTTGTCGGAGCTCCGATCCAGAGTCGGGTCGAACCCGTTTCTTGACTTACCGGACTGTGTGAAAGTCCGTCCATTGGGTCGGGCCTCTATTCAGAGGGATCCGCCCCAGGCGTTGGTCCGGTGCGGTGTGTGTAGACAGGCGCCGCACCGTCTTTATACTTGTGTCACGTGCGGCGTAGTGCTCTGTCACGTGCACGTGGCGTCGCATCCGGATATGGATGTGGATGATTCTGATCGTTCACTGCATTACATTGCTGTGGATATCGACCGTGCTGAGCTCTTCTGCTGTGGGTGTAGGGACCAGGTGTACGACCGTGATTTCGATGCCGCGGTGGTATTGGCGCAAACGGAGGCTGCTGTGGTTGGATCAATGCAAGAAACTCCATTACTACCGGTGGAGAGTACGAGAAAGAGGCGACGGGTGGAGTATAAGCCATGGACCCCTGATGTGAATGAACAAGTTTTAATTGTTGGGAATTCGAATCCATTTCCAAGTCAAATGAGCAATGATACAGCAACCCCAGAAGTACAATGGGGTTTGAGGGGACTTAACAATCTTGGAAACACTTGTTTTATGAACTCAGTACTTCAAGCATTGCTTCATACACCACCATTGAGGAATTACTTCCTTAGTGATAAACATAATAGATATTTTTGCCAACGAAAGAATAGTACTATTGTAACAAGAAGTACTGATAATACAAACAAGAACCCTGTGTTGTGTTTGGCTTGTGATTTGGATGCAATGTTTTCTGCTGTTTTCTCTGGCAATCAGATCCCTATTAGTCCAGCAAAGTTCCTCTACAGGTCTGCATTTAGTCTTCTTTTGTTGGTCTGTTGAGATTGTGTTTGGGTTTGTTGTAGGAACTATGGTATGGTGGCATAGaataatgtatattttgataGCCTGCTTGTTGCTGCTGTCTATCTTTTTCATCTGTTCTATCTTTTTCATCTGTT
Proteins encoded in this window:
- the LOC101260151 gene encoding ubiquitin C-terminal hydrolase 22-like — translated: MSKNNHPIPLESENPQIDNPAVENGSPVVYTATTGGGACEHLSELRSRVGSNPFLDLPDCVKVRPLGRASIQRDPPQALVRCGVCRQAPHRLYTCVTCGVVLCHVHVASHPDMDVDDSDRSLHYIAVDIDRAELFCCGCRDQVYDRDFDAAVVLAQTEAAVVGSMQETPLLPVESTRKRRRVEYKPWTPDVNEQVLIVGNSNPFPSQMSNDTATPEVQWGLRGLNNLGNTCFMNSVLQALLHTPPLRNYFLSDKHNRYFCQRKNSTIVTRSTDNTNKNPVLCLACDLDAMFSAVFSGNQIPISPAKFLYSWWKHASNLASYEQQDAHEFFISVLDGIHETMQNDKGKGPSPGSGDCCIAHRVFSGILRSDVMCTACGFTSTTYDPCIDISLDLELSQGTSAKVTSKKSHKSHKKKEAEPGKSSQNGRLSTLMGCLDHFTRPEKLGSDQKFFCQHCQVRQESLKQMSIRKLPLVSCFHIKRFEHSVIKKMSRKVDHYLQFPFSLDMSPYLSSSILRSRFGNRIFPFEGDDQDTSCETSSEFELFAVITHTGKLDAGHYVTYLRLSNQWYKCDDAWITQVSENIVRAAQGYMMFYVQKMLYYKASEKQVS